The Brassica oleracea var. oleracea cultivar TO1000 chromosome C6, BOL, whole genome shotgun sequence genome includes a region encoding these proteins:
- the LOC106299961 gene encoding uncharacterized protein LOC106299961 isoform X3: MASMESMFKERMGNMESEVSQLREAISLSAEGSVPKSKTDEDPPKTKTVQAPAKKKVNQAQAPAKKKLHDEEIDRAGEDSPDAALVYLREEDWEKVSTWLAKSKTKWLHNLEIDAMMYVFRERTSLKRWELHRVAFMSAVFSNMIKKEYESFKAGIRKYKLHHLLLQYGKGVLPPHGRTQEIWNVDVDWLYVPVHVSGNHWISLCISVVTRSIDVFDCSGRKRYKEVDAFANLVPRIVKAVQPPRCHKDFNVAAYTVHYVPMVVRGE; encoded by the exons ATGGCGAGTATGGAGAGCATGTTCAAAGAGAGGATGGGCAACATGGAGAGCGAGGTTTCACAGCTCAGGGAAGCAATCAGTTTGAGTGCCGAAGGAAGCGTTCCTAAGAGCAAAACCGATGAAGATCCGCCTAAGACCAAAACCGTTCAAGCTCCAGCAAAGAAAAAGGTCAATCAAGCTCAAGCTCCAGCAAAGAAAAAG TTACATGATGAGGAAATAGATCGAGCCGGAGAAGACTCACCAGATGCGGCATTGGTGTATCTTCGTGAAGAGGATTGGGAAAAAGTTAGCACTTGGTTAGCTAAATCCAA AACCAAGTGGCTTCATAACTTG GAGATTGACGCCATGATGTATGTATTTCGGGAGAGAACATCTCTGAAACGATGGGAACTTCATCGTGTCGCCTTCATGTCTGCTGTCTTCAGCAACATGATTAAAAAGGAGTATGAGAGTTTCAAGGCGGGTATAAGAAAATACAAGCTTCATCATTTGCTACTGCAATACGGCAAAGGGGTCCTTCCACCACATGGACGGACACAAGAGATATGGAATGTAGATGTGGATTGGCTGTATGTCCCTGTTCATGTTAGCGGGAATCATTGGATTTCATTGTGTATCAGTGTCGTGACGAGGAGCATTGATGTGTTTGACTGCTCGGGCAGAAAAAGGTACAAGGAGGTGGATGCGTTCGCAAACCTTGTTCCTCGTATTGTCAAGGCAGTTCAGCCACCGAGATGCCACAAGGATTTCAATGTTGCTGCATATACGGTTCACTATGTCCCCATGG TTGTCCGTGGTGAATGA
- the LOC106299961 gene encoding uncharacterized protein LOC106299961 isoform X4: MLDAEIGTRLIDRTKWLHNLEIDAMMYVFRERTSLKRWELHRVAFMSAVFSNMIKKEYESFKAGIRKYKLHHLLLQYGKGVLPPHGRTQEIWNVDVDWLYVPVHVSGNHWISLCISVVTRSIDVFDCSGRKRYKEVDAFANLVPRIVKAVQPPRCHKDFNVAAYTVHYVPMGKLNKSACDCGVYTIKFIECHLLGLKLSVVNDGNIKEARHRVLWDL, encoded by the exons ATGTTAGATGCTGAGATTGGTACTCGTCTTATTGATAGAACCAAGTGGCTTCATAACTTG GAGATTGACGCCATGATGTATGTATTTCGGGAGAGAACATCTCTGAAACGATGGGAACTTCATCGTGTCGCCTTCATGTCTGCTGTCTTCAGCAACATGATTAAAAAGGAGTATGAGAGTTTCAAGGCGGGTATAAGAAAATACAAGCTTCATCATTTGCTACTGCAATACGGCAAAGGGGTCCTTCCACCACATGGACGGACACAAGAGATATGGAATGTAGATGTGGATTGGCTGTATGTCCCTGTTCATGTTAGCGGGAATCATTGGATTTCATTGTGTATCAGTGTCGTGACGAGGAGCATTGATGTGTTTGACTGCTCGGGCAGAAAAAGGTACAAGGAGGTGGATGCGTTCGCAAACCTTGTTCCTCGTATTGTCAAGGCAGTTCAGCCACCGAGATGCCACAAGGATTTCAATGTTGCTGCATATACGGTTCACTATGTCCCCATGGGTAAGCTGAATAAAAGTGCATGTGATTGTGGTGTCTATACAATAAAATTCATCGAGTGCCATTTGCTTGGATTGAAGTTGTCCGTGGTGAATGATGGTAACATCAAAGAAGCTCGCCACAGAGTTTTGTGGGATCTATAG
- the LOC106298029 gene encoding uncharacterized protein LOC106298029 has product MELELPKRVYAEGLEPQVKKINNCCRMELIRDLKKTMYAEYDDVKIDPVKHIMAIAENKLKFSGKLVDSFLCKQLITSKMHEKWFVFARNTLRFSLQEYHAVTGLKISLESSCDVVKWKNDGGFWSELLRTGGKITLQSIKKVHLQEVHSWSRRDRMRLIYLCVIMGVVMGRDEKVNIPHMYIKLVMDLDKLRNFHWGLHSYDFLLSSIEKIWIMPDFGEICGSKVPDSFSGPRCGNWKGVAKVSYEDIIQLEESFTKKGDLFSVISVSGNGDVLRHADYTRKDEMEDERVDLLLDRIKNKFDWSNTE; this is encoded by the exons ATGGAGTTAGAGCTACCTAAGCGAGTGTATGCAGAGGGTTTAGAACCTCAGGTGAAGAAGATCAACAACTGCTGCCGCATGGAACTTATCAGGGATCTGAAGAAAACTATGTATGCGGAGTACGATGATGTCAAGATAGATCCTGTTAAACATATCATGGCGATTGCGGAAAATAAGCTCAAGTTTTCGGGGAAATTGGTGGATAGCTTCTTGTGTAAGCAGCTGATTACCTCGAAGATGCATGAGAAGTGGTTTGTCTTTGCGAGGAATACTCTCCGGTTTTCGCTTCAGGAGTATCACGCTGTGACAGGCCTCAAGATCTCGCTGGAAAGTAGCTGTGACGTAGTTAAATGGAAAAATGATGGCGGATTTTGGAGTGAACTACTAAGGACAGGTGGTAAGATCACCTTGCAGTCGATCAAAAAGGTGCATCTACAAGAAGTTCACAGCTGGTCTCGGCGTGATAGGATGAGGTTGATCTACTTGTGTGTGATAATGGGTGTGGTGATGGGGAGAGATGAGAAGGTGAACATCCCTCACATGTACATCAAGCTGGTGATGGATCTTGACAAGCTTCGGAACTTCCATTGGGGTCTTCACTCCTACGACTTCTTACTGAGTTCCATTGAGAAG ATTTGGATTATGCCGGATTTTGGAGAAATATGTGGCAGCAAAGTCCCAGACAGTTTCAGCGGTCCAAGGTGTGGTAATTGGAAAGGAGTTGCAAAAGTTTCTTATGAAGACATCATTCAACTTGAGGAATCGTTTACTAAGAAG GGAGACTTGTTCTCGGTAATTTCAGTGAGTGGCAATGGTGATGTGTTGAGGCATGCTGATTATACAAGGAAGGATGAGATGGAAGATGAACGTGTGGACCTTCTTCTTGATAGGATTAAAAACAAGTTTGATTGGAGCAACACAGAATGA
- the LOC106299961 gene encoding uncharacterized protein LOC106299961 isoform X1 has product MASMESMFKERMGNMESEVSQLREAISLSAEGSVPKSKTDEDPPKTKTVQAPAKKKVNQAQAPAKKKLHDEEIDRAGEDSPDAALVYLREEDWEKVSTWLAKSKTKWLHNLEIDAMMYVFRERTSLKRWELHRVAFMSAVFSNMIKKEYESFKAGIRKYKLHHLLLQYGKGVLPPHGRTQEIWNVDVDWLYVPVHVSGNHWISLCISVVTRSIDVFDCSGRKRYKEVDAFANLVPRIVKAVQPPRCHKDFNVAAYTVHYVPMGKLNKSACDCGVYTIKFIECHLLGLKLSVVNDGNIKEARHRVLWDL; this is encoded by the exons ATGGCGAGTATGGAGAGCATGTTCAAAGAGAGGATGGGCAACATGGAGAGCGAGGTTTCACAGCTCAGGGAAGCAATCAGTTTGAGTGCCGAAGGAAGCGTTCCTAAGAGCAAAACCGATGAAGATCCGCCTAAGACCAAAACCGTTCAAGCTCCAGCAAAGAAAAAGGTCAATCAAGCTCAAGCTCCAGCAAAGAAAAAG TTACATGATGAGGAAATAGATCGAGCCGGAGAAGACTCACCAGATGCGGCATTGGTGTATCTTCGTGAAGAGGATTGGGAAAAAGTTAGCACTTGGTTAGCTAAATCCAA AACCAAGTGGCTTCATAACTTG GAGATTGACGCCATGATGTATGTATTTCGGGAGAGAACATCTCTGAAACGATGGGAACTTCATCGTGTCGCCTTCATGTCTGCTGTCTTCAGCAACATGATTAAAAAGGAGTATGAGAGTTTCAAGGCGGGTATAAGAAAATACAAGCTTCATCATTTGCTACTGCAATACGGCAAAGGGGTCCTTCCACCACATGGACGGACACAAGAGATATGGAATGTAGATGTGGATTGGCTGTATGTCCCTGTTCATGTTAGCGGGAATCATTGGATTTCATTGTGTATCAGTGTCGTGACGAGGAGCATTGATGTGTTTGACTGCTCGGGCAGAAAAAGGTACAAGGAGGTGGATGCGTTCGCAAACCTTGTTCCTCGTATTGTCAAGGCAGTTCAGCCACCGAGATGCCACAAGGATTTCAATGTTGCTGCATATACGGTTCACTATGTCCCCATGGGTAAGCTGAATAAAAGTGCATGTGATTGTGGTGTCTATACAATAAAATTCATCGAGTGCCATTTGCTTGGATTGAAGTTGTCCGTGGTGAATGATGGTAACATCAAAGAAGCTCGCCACAGAGTTTTGTGGGATCTATAG
- the LOC106298030 gene encoding uncharacterized protein LOC106298030 translates to MVLEDFGMEEEIIADLELSYLPAELINTSGCPPVIIANDRQLQNFVRFVQKSNYTRLCVKCKAKAENPNEAAFDLNKSPADPCTDEEEENSFDSGDESAHVYAERQSEKKNEKRKGVAVDEDGDYDADTMISEKENIHKMSKFSLLHVVKYEDVKEGQKCNDIIQIMRSDHGCEISKSLAWDAREYAINAIRGIPERSYGKIPKYLHMLREANPSTHSSYEIDGNGNFRYLFIAFGQSIRGFNRVMRQVIVIDGTFLKNKYKGILLVTTAVDGNSNMYPIAFGIVDSENERSWEWFMRQLKVVIADDHDLAFISDRHGYIAKALENVYPSARHGICIHHLLNNVVTYFHGKGLAGLVSKASKAYRVSEFEKTFANVCNINPAIGNYLREANVQKWARCQFPGYRYDIRTTNPDESINSALRSPREYPVIPLLNSIREMLTWWFYERKKLISKHKHPLTKDVEKKIGRRIGKCSTFVVYPYNLMKIPCRHAIKAGFHVGREPHTLTDLMYTTGAWREAYQESINPIDVPEDVWSIPEDVKKVIVLPPETRRSVGKKRKRRYETVEDKILSSQISRKKQPWKCSRCGISGHNRATCKVALFKYASGGKWRARRAYF, encoded by the exons ATGGTTTTGGAGGATTTTGGTATGGAAGAAGAAATCATAGCCGATTTGGAGTTGAGTTATCTACCTGCTGAGTTGATCAATACATCAGGATGTCCACCTGTGATCATTGCAAACGATCGACAGCTTCAGAATTTTGTTCGCTTTGTTCAAAAGAGTAATTATACTCGATTGTGTGTAAAATGTAAAGCCAAGGCTGAGAATCCGAATGAAGCAGCCTTTGATCTTAACAAATCGCCAGCCGATCCATGTACTGATGAAGAGGAAGAAAACTCGTTTGACAGTGGGGACGAATCAGCTCATGTGTATGCTGAGAGGCAGAGCGAGAAGAAGAATGAAAAGCGGAAAGGAGTCGCAGTTGATGAGGATGGGGACTATGATGCTGATACCATGATCTCTGAAAAAGAGAACATACATAAAATGTCAAAGTTTTCTCTGCTCCATGTTGTTAAG TATGAAGACGTCAAGGAAGGGCAGAAATGTAATGATATCATACAGATTATGCGTAGTGATCATGGATGTGAGATCTCAAAATCTTTAGCATGGGATGCGCGTGAATATGCGATCAATGCAATTAGAGGTATTCCAGAGAGAAGTTATGGGAAAATACCAAAATACTTGCACATGCTGAGAGAGGCTAATCCAAGTACACACTCATCTTACGAGATTGACGGAAATGGGAATTTTCGGTACCTGTTTATTGCATTTGGGCAATCGATAAGAGGATTTAACAGAGTCATGAGGCAGGTTATTGTGATCGATGGGACATTTTTGAAGAATAAATACAAAGGAATTTTACTGGTTACAACTGCTGTAGACGGAAATTCTAATATGTATCCTATTGCGTTTGGAATAGTCGACTCAGAGAATGAGCGTTCTTGGGAATGGTTTATGAGACAACTTAAGGTTGTCATTGCAGATGATCATGATTTGGCTTTTATTTCAGACAGACATGGGTATATCGCTAAGGCACTTGAAAATGTGTATCCATCAGCTAGACACGGTATTTGTATTCATCATTTGTTGAATAATGTGGTCACATATTTCCATGGGAAAGGACTTGCTGGGTTGGTTTCAAAGGCGTCCAAGGCTTATCGAGTTTCTGAGTTTGAGAAGACATTTGCTAATGTGTGTAATATCAATCCGGCAATTGGAAATTACCTAAGGGAAGCTAATGTGCAAAAATGGGCTAGATGCCAATTCCCTGGATACAGATACGACATAAGGACAACCAATCCTGATGAATCTATCAACTCTGCTTTGCGTTCACCGAGAGAGTATCCAGTCATTCCTTTGTTGAACAGTATCAGGGAAATGTTGACATGGTGGTTTTATGAGCGTAAGAAACTGATTTCAAAGCATAAACATCCTTTGACCAAAGATGTAGAGAAAAAGATAGGCAGGAGAATCGGGAAATGCTCCACATTTGTAGTTTACCCT TACAACCTTATGAAGATCCCTTGTAGGCACGCAATTAAAGCTGGTTTTCATGTTGGAAGAGAGCCACACACATTGACTGATTTGATGTATACGACAGGAGCTTGGAGAGAAGCTTATCAAGAAAGCATAAATCCTATTGATGTTCCCGAGGATGTTTGGTCTATACCAGAAGATGTTAAGAAAGTCATTGTTCTACCACCAGAGACAAGAAGATCAGTTGGAAAGAAAAGAAAACGCAGATATGAAACTGTGGAAGACAAAATTCTGTCATCGCAAATATCACGAAAGAAGCAGCCTTGGAAGTGTAGTAGATGTGGTATTAGTGGGCACAACAGAGCAACTTGTAAA GTTGCTCTGTTCAAGTATGCAAGTGGTGGTAAATGGCGAGCTAGGCGAGCTTATTTCTAA
- the LOC106299961 gene encoding uncharacterized protein LOC106299961 isoform X2 yields MKIRLRPKPFKLQQRKRSIKLKLQQRKRIKELSQDTFVEGFDPSQVKFENSRPFDMSPPQLHDEEIDRAGEDSPDAALVYLREEDWEKVSTWLAKSKTKWLHNLEIDAMMYVFRERTSLKRWELHRVAFMSAVFSNMIKKEYESFKAGIRKYKLHHLLLQYGKGVLPPHGRTQEIWNVDVDWLYVPVHVSGNHWISLCISVVTRSIDVFDCSGRKRYKEVDAFANLVPRIVKAVQPPRCHKDFNVAAYTVHYVPMGKLNKSACDCGVYTIKFIECHLLGLKLSVVNDGNIKEARHRVLWDL; encoded by the exons ATGAAGATCCGCCTAAGACCAAAACCGTTCAAGCTCCAGCAAAGAAAAAGGTCAATCAAGCTCAAGCTCCAGCAAAGAAAAAG AATTAAGGAATTGTCCCAAGATACATTTGTTGAGGGCTTTGATCCTTCTCAAGTTAAATTCGAAAACTCAAGACCCTTCGACATGTCCCCACCGCAGTTACATGATGAGGAAATAGATCGAGCCGGAGAAGACTCACCAGATGCGGCATTGGTGTATCTTCGTGAAGAGGATTGGGAAAAAGTTAGCACTTGGTTAGCTAAATCCAA AACCAAGTGGCTTCATAACTTG GAGATTGACGCCATGATGTATGTATTTCGGGAGAGAACATCTCTGAAACGATGGGAACTTCATCGTGTCGCCTTCATGTCTGCTGTCTTCAGCAACATGATTAAAAAGGAGTATGAGAGTTTCAAGGCGGGTATAAGAAAATACAAGCTTCATCATTTGCTACTGCAATACGGCAAAGGGGTCCTTCCACCACATGGACGGACACAAGAGATATGGAATGTAGATGTGGATTGGCTGTATGTCCCTGTTCATGTTAGCGGGAATCATTGGATTTCATTGTGTATCAGTGTCGTGACGAGGAGCATTGATGTGTTTGACTGCTCGGGCAGAAAAAGGTACAAGGAGGTGGATGCGTTCGCAAACCTTGTTCCTCGTATTGTCAAGGCAGTTCAGCCACCGAGATGCCACAAGGATTTCAATGTTGCTGCATATACGGTTCACTATGTCCCCATGGGTAAGCTGAATAAAAGTGCATGTGATTGTGGTGTCTATACAATAAAATTCATCGAGTGCCATTTGCTTGGATTGAAGTTGTCCGTGGTGAATGATGGTAACATCAAAGAAGCTCGCCACAGAGTTTTGTGGGATCTATAG